The following DNA comes from Bradyrhizobium manausense.
TGGCCACGGCCCCCGATGATGTCGGTTGCAGCGACCCGAGACAAGCGGGCAATGCGCAAGGCTGCCCGCCGGGATCGCCGCCCGCGCCGGACCCTGGCCAGGCAGACTGCCTACCAGCTCGGCAACACCGCACCCTTGAACTTGGTGAGGATGAACTCCTTCACCTCGGGCGTATGATAGCTGTCGATCAGGATCTTGACCCAGGGCTTGTCCTTGTCGGCGCTGCGCACGGCGATCAGGTTGACATAGGGCCCCTTGGGGTCTTCGCGCAGGATCGGATCCTTGACCGGATCGAGGCCCGCCTGGGTTGCATAATTGGTGTTGATCGCGGCCGCGTCGACATCGTCGAGCGCGCGCGGCGCCTGAGCCGCATCGACCTCGATGAACTTCAGCTTCTTGGGGTTCTCGGTGATATCGAGCACGGTCGGCTTGAAACCGACACCGTCCTTCAGCTTGATCACACCCTTGTCGCGCAGCAGGAGCAGCACGCGACCGCCATTGGTCGGGTCGTTCGGGATCGAGATCTTGCCACCGTCGGGAATGTCGGCGAAGGCCTTGTGCTTCTTCGAATAGACGCCGATCGGGAAATTCACGGTGAGGCCAGCCGACTCGATCTTGTAGCCTCGATCGGCCTTCTGGTTGTCGAGGTATGGCTGGTTCTGGAACGAATTGGCCTGGATCTCACCGGCATCGAGCGCGGCGTTCGGCACCACGTAGTCGGAGAACTCGATGAGCTGGATGTCGAGCCCCTGCTTGGCCGCGACCGGCTTCACCGCCTCGAAGATCTGCGCATGCGGCCCCGGCGTCACGCCGATCTTGATGGTCTCAGCTGACGCTGCGGCCGACCATACGGCCAGCGCGGTTGCGACGATCAAAGCGGGACGAAACGACATCTTGGTCTCCATGACTCGACGACAATGAGTGGAACCGTATTCGCTTCTCCGCCGGACGAAATCAATGAAATGAAAATCCATATTGACCGCCTGTAGCGGGCAACGCTTCTCCCTTCGCCGCCAAATGGGAAACGAACGCAGATTGGGTCAGCTCGAAGCCGCGCGCAAGCCCTTCCTAGGCGCGCTGCTCGGCGCGCCAGGTCGAGGGCGAGACCATGATCAGCACCGCGATCACGGCATAGGCGGCGAGCGATACCGTGACCATGCTGGCAAGCCCGGTCATTCCCGCGCCGAAATACGCAACCGCAATCCAGCCGCCGCCGGCTGCGATCAGGATGCGGGCGACCCCGGAGGCGAGCGGGCCCAGCGCCCGGCCCGCTCCTTGTGCTGCGAACGATGTGACGAAGCCAAAACCCAGCGCTGCATAGGCCGGCCCGACAATGCGCAAATAGGTCATGCCCTCGCTCACCACATCGGCGTCGTGGCTGAAGAGATCGAGCCAAGCGGTCGGGACAATCGCGACAAACAGTCCGATCGCCCCCGTCATGATCATGCCGGCGGCGCCGCTGACCCAGCCGATCCGTTGCGCCCGCGCGGCCTGGCCTGCCCCCATGTTGACGCCGACCATGGTCAGCGTCGCCGTGCTGATGCCGAACAGCAGCGGGATCATGATGTAGTCGAGCCGAGAGGCGATGCCGTAGCCGGCGAGCGCGGAGGTGCCGAACAGGCCGACCGCGCCGGTGACGAGGATGACGGTGAGATTCGTCAGCACAGCATTGAAGGCGGTGGGGATGCCGACCCTGAGCATGTCGCCGAAGATCTTTGCGCGCAATGGCACGATGTGCAGCCGCAGGCCGGCCGCGCCCGAGGACATGTAGCGCAGCAGGAACAGCATCGCCGCGCTGTAATAGAGGCCGAAGGCAATGCCGGCGCCTCCGATGCCGAGGCTTGGAACCGGCCCGAACCCGAAGATCAGCAACGGCGAGACCGGGATCGTCACGATCGCGCCGATCAGCGTCACCAGCGCCGGGACCTTGACGTTGCCGGAGCCGCGCAATGCGGCGGCCTGGAGATTGACGATCCAGACCGGAATCGCGCCTGCGAAGAGATAGCTGGAATAGGTGATGGCCGCGTCAAGCGCGCCGGCGCGGCCGCCGAGCGTCCGAAACAGCGCCGGGCCGCCAAAGTGCACCCCCAGCGTGAACAGCGCGCCGGCGATGATCGCAAGCACGATGGCGTGGAAAAGTGCCGCATCCGCATCGTCGCGACGGCCGGCGCCGACCGCGCGCGCTACCGAGGAGGCGACGCCGGAGCCGAAACCGCCATTCGACATCATCGTCATCAGCATGAAGATCGGGAACACCAGCGCGGCGCCGGCCAGTGCGTCGGTGCCGAGATAGCCAACGTAATAGGCCTCGGCGATGTTCACCGCGGTCTGTGCCACCAGCACGGTCACGGTCGGTGCCGCGAGCTTGAGCAGGGTCGGCAGGATCGGCGCGGTCAGAAGCGCGGCGCGACGCTGGTCGGCGGTCGATGCCACCGGGCGAGGCGCAGCCGCACCCTGCGCAGGGGCCTCGATCACGGACAGTGGCGGTGCGGCGATGTCCTCGACTGACATTCCTGGGTCCTGTTGTGTTCCGGAGCCGCCGATCCGACGACCATTGTATTATGATCATAATTCATTATTATGATCATAATGCAATAGTACATCACTCACGATCCCGTGGCCGCTGCCATTCAGGCCGACGTCGAGAGGGAGTTACAGTCCATGCGATATGAAAAGGGGCACAGGGACGAAACGCG
Coding sequences within:
- a CDS encoding MATE family efflux transporter, coding for MSVEDIAAPPLSVIEAPAQGAAAPRPVASTADQRRAALLTAPILPTLLKLAAPTVTVLVAQTAVNIAEAYYVGYLGTDALAGAALVFPIFMLMTMMSNGGFGSGVASSVARAVGAGRRDDADAALFHAIVLAIIAGALFTLGVHFGGPALFRTLGGRAGALDAAITYSSYLFAGAIPVWIVNLQAAALRGSGNVKVPALVTLIGAIVTIPVSPLLIFGFGPVPSLGIGGAGIAFGLYYSAAMLFLLRYMSSGAAGLRLHIVPLRAKIFGDMLRVGIPTAFNAVLTNLTVILVTGAVGLFGTSALAGYGIASRLDYIMIPLLFGISTATLTMVGVNMGAGQAARAQRIGWVSGAAGMIMTGAIGLFVAIVPTAWLDLFSHDADVVSEGMTYLRIVGPAYAALGFGFVTSFAAQGAGRALGPLASGVARILIAAGGGWIAVAYFGAGMTGLASMVTVSLAAYAVIAVLIMVSPSTWRAEQRA
- a CDS encoding MetQ/NlpA family ABC transporter substrate-binding protein, with protein sequence METKMSFRPALIVATALAVWSAAASAETIKIGVTPGPHAQIFEAVKPVAAKQGLDIQLIEFSDYVVPNAALDAGEIQANSFQNQPYLDNQKADRGYKIESAGLTVNFPIGVYSKKHKAFADIPDGGKISIPNDPTNGGRVLLLLRDKGVIKLKDGVGFKPTVLDITENPKKLKFIEVDAAQAPRALDDVDAAAINTNYATQAGLDPVKDPILREDPKGPYVNLIAVRSADKDKPWVKILIDSYHTPEVKEFILTKFKGAVLPSW